Within the Nitrospira sp. genome, the region CATAGCAAGTAAACTAAGGTGTTGAAATGCGGTTGTCTCTCCGGTTCATCCTGCCGTTGGCCGTCGTACTTGCGCTCCTAGCCTATGCCGTTATTCCGCTGGTCGACCGGTTTACGCTGAAGTGGTTCGTTCGGGATCTGGATAGTCGTTCCAGTCTCATTGCACGTACGATGGAGCCCGCCCTGACCGATCTGCTCAGCTCCGCCTCTTCGTCGAAGCTCCTCTCGTATTTTCACCGGGTCATTCAGGATGAGCAATTGTACGCGATGGGGTTTTGCGATACGGAAAATCAGCTGCTCTACAAGACCATCACGTTCCCTGAGGTGGTAGGATGCCCTGGATTGGGCCCGCAATCTCAGGAGTCAACCTTTACGATCCGGCTCTCGCGAGGGCCAGTGCACGTGGCCTCGGTGCCCATGGAGTCGGGCGGCCGGAAGCTCGGTTCCATTGTGATGGTTCATGACATGAGTTGGGTCGAGCGACGGAGCAGCGATACCAAATGGTACCTCTTCTATTTGTTCGTGATGATTGGCGGCCTCATCTCGCTGGTCACCGTGCTCGTCGCCCACTTGAGCTGGCGAGGATGGATTACCGGGGTACGCGCGCTGATGCGAGGAGAAGGATTACTGAGTCCTCTCACCCAAGGGCAAGCTGCTGAGCTGCAGCCGGTTGCGCAGGATCTGCGTGCGCTCCTGCAGGAGCTTGAATCCGACCGGCGCATGCGTGACGAGGGTCAGGTGAGTTGGTCGCCGGCCGCATTGCGGACGATCTTGCGCGAACATTTGGCGGGGGATGAAATCCTGATCGTGTCGAACCGGCAGCCGTATATCCATAATTGGCGGAACGGCAAGATCGACGTGCAGATGCCCGCCAGCGGATTGGTCACGGCACTCGAACCTGTCATGCGTGCCTGCTCGGGTGTCTGGATCGCCCATGGCAACGGCTCGGCTGATCGGGACGTGGTGGACTCCCGCGATCACATCCGTGTGCCGCCGGAGTCGCCCTCCTATGACATTCGCCGAGTGTGGATGTCTGCGGATGAAGAGATGGGCTACTACTACGGCTTTGCCAACGAAGGGCTATGGCCCCTCTGCCACGTGGCGCACGTGCGGCCGGTCTTCCGATCCTCCGACTGGAAGCGGTACGTCGACATCAACGAGCGCTTCGCGCGGGCGGTGCATGAAGAGGCCAA harbors:
- the otsA gene encoding trehalose-6-phosphate synthase, with translation MRLSLRFILPLAVVLALLAYAVIPLVDRFTLKWFVRDLDSRSSLIARTMEPALTDLLSSASSSKLLSYFHRVIQDEQLYAMGFCDTENQLLYKTITFPEVVGCPGLGPQSQESTFTIRLSRGPVHVASVPMESGGRKLGSIVMVHDMSWVERRSSDTKWYLFYLFVMIGGLISLVTVLVAHLSWRGWITGVRALMRGEGLLSPLTQGQAAELQPVAQDLRALLQELESDRRMRDEGQVSWSPAALRTILREHLAGDEILIVSNRQPYIHNWRNGKIDVQMPASGLVTALEPVMRACSGVWIAHGNGSADRDVVDSRDHIRVPPESPSYDIRRVWMSADEEMGYYYGFANEGLWPLCHVAHVRPVFRSSDWKRYVDINERFARAVHEEAKTDNPVILVQDYHFALLPKMIRDRLPHATIITFWHIPWPNGELYGICPWQEEILEGLLGSSILGFHTRVHCNNFLDSVDRFLEARIDRHSSTISYGGKLTAVNPYPISIEWPSRWASTAHPIEECRAHVRSVNEIAPALKVALGVDRLDYTKGILERLMAVERLLELQPEWVGRFTFVQIAAPSRVIIDQYQHFNAQVRALADSINRRYGGDDYRPVVLKIEHHEPADIYTYYRGVDLCLVTSLHDGMNLVAKEFISSRDDEQGVLILSQFTGAARELPEALVVNPYDIDQSATALHLALTMSASEQRARMRSMRNLIQEFNVYRWAGRMLIDAARMRQRRRVLEKVSRTASLHDAGPWR